In a genomic window of Lathamus discolor isolate bLatDis1 chromosome 4, bLatDis1.hap1, whole genome shotgun sequence:
- the ZBTB21 gene encoding zinc finger and BTB domain-containing protein 21: MEGLLHYINPAHAISLLSTLNEERLKGQLCDVVLIVGDQKFRAHKNVLAASSEYFQTLFTNKENESQSVFQLDFCEPDAFDNVLNYIYSSSLFIEKGSLAAVQELGYSLGISFLTNIVSKSPQAPFPACPMKKILYQDEDESSSQKRSVIVCQNRIEAQVKGINQTQHDLSHTSKPSSSVAVKTGSRPQVTKPAETLHNLSLTERRWLKEGPVSYTKVHETSGTVEDQSRGGLLKRNTVLPQMPLAEKESASDEPGSSGQLLRGKATEMSLKRSRPPVLSLRGTSESTFLLREPGKGSCQGEDRNLLYYSKLGLVIPSSGSRPENQSIDRSGPLVKSLLRRSLSMDSQVPIYSPSVDLKPSQVSSSSSPGTNDSQKTFNVVSQKSSLKESSEKLVVDEKPQVIHPHRLRSFSASQSTDREVASPLTEVRIKTEPSSPLSDPAEIIRVTVGDASALANKDFSFKAEDDHKEPSSLPAKRRFQADRTIPFKKLKADEQGSPGSEDNFEEGSSPMHLDADFPDSDVSKDEYSELEEARPNKKFKCKHCLKIFRSTAGLHRHVNMYHNPEKPYACDICHKRFHTNFKVWTHCQTQHGIVKNPSPASSSHAVLDEKFQRKLIDIVREREIKKALIVKLRRGKQGFQGQSASQAQQVIKRNLRSRTKGAYICTYCGKAFRFLSQFKQHIKMHPGEKPIGGNKALKQKDHIHIENPVENKEVYQCRLCNAKLSSLIEQGNHERLCRNATVCPYCSLRFSSPELKHEHESKCEYKKLTCLECMRTFKSSFSIWRHQVEVHNQNTMAPSENFSLPILDHNGEITSSSRLPPQAESHKMNNFVTAKEDGVFSDSSEQINFDSEDSSCLPEDLSVSKQFKIQIKEEPADDIEDEVTETSREPKEVVSNKDAGLWPCEKCGKIFTVRKQLERHQELLCSVKPFICHVCNKAFRTNFRLWSHFQSHMSQAAEESTNKEPEICPPANSPSPPPLPPPPPLPKIQPLEPDSPTGLSESSTTTEKLFVPQESDTLFYHAPPLSAITFKRQYMCKLCHRTFKTAFSLWSHEQTHN, from the coding sequence ATGGAGGGGCTCTTGCATTACATAAATCCAGCGCATGCCATTTCACTTCTAAGCACACTGAATGAGGAGCGTCTAAAGGGACAGCTGTGTGATGTTGTTCTCATTGTAGGAGATCAGAAATTTCGAGCTCATAAAAACGTTCTGGCTGCCAGCAGTGAATACTTCCAGACTCTGTTCACAAATAAGGAGAATGAGTCTCAGTCAGTGTTTCAACTTGACTTTTGTGAGCCAGATGCTTTTGATAATGTGTTAAACTACATTTATTCTTCATCCTTGTTCATTGAGAAAGGCAGTCTTGCAGCTGTGCAAGAACTGGGCTACAGTCTTGGAATATCCTTTCTTACAAACATTGTTTCTAAGAGTCCTCAagctccttttcctgcttgccctatgaaaaaaatactgtatcaAGATGAAGATGAAAGTAGTTCTCAGAAGAGAAGTGTCATTGTCTGTCAGAATAGAATTGAAGCACAAGTGAAAGGTATAAATCAAACACAACATGATTTAAGCCATACTTCTAAACCTTCATCCTCTGTTGCTGTCAAAACTGGCAGTAGACCACAAGtaacaaaaccagctgaaacCCTTCACAACTTGTCACTGACTGAAAGGAGATGGCTGAAAGAAGGTCCTGTGAGCTATACCAAGGTTCATGAGACTTCTGGAACTGTGGAGGATCAGAGCAGAGGTGGTTTACTGAAAAGGAACACAGTACTTCCTCAAATGCCtttagcagaaaaagaaagtgcaAGCGATGAACCAGGAAGCAGTGGTCAGCTTTTAAGAGGAAAGGCTACAGAGATGTCATTAAAAAGATCGCGCCCACCAGTCTTGTCTCTGCGTGGTACATCAGAATCTACATTTTTGTTGCGAGAGCCAGGAAAAGGAAGTTGTCAAGGTGAAGACAGGAATTTGCTATACTACTCAAAGTTAGGGCTAGTAATCCCATCTAGTGGATCTCGTCCAGAAAACCAAAGTATTGACAGAAGTGGGCCACTTGTAAAAAGTCTCCTTCGAAGATCACTGTCCATGGACAGCCAGGTTCCCATTTACTCACCTTCTGTTGACCTAAAACCTTCACAGGTATCATCGTCCTCCTCACCGGGAACTAATGATTCCCAGAAGACATTTAATGTTGTATCTCAAAAGTCATCCTTGAAAGAGTCATCAGAGAAATTAGTCGTAGATGAAAAACCACAGGTAATACACCCACATCGCCTTAGGTCTTTCAGTGCCTCTCAGTCAACTGATAGGGAGGTTGCTTCTCCTCTCACAGAGGTGCGAATAAAAACTGAACCTAGCAGTCCACTTTCAGATCCTGCTGAAATAATAAGAGTTACAGTGGGTGATGCTTCAGCATTGGCAAATAaagacttttcttttaaagctgagGATGATCATAAGGAACCAAGTAGCCTTCCAGCAAAAAGGAGATTTCAAGCGGATAGAACAATACCATTCAAGAAACTGAAGGCAGATGAGCAGGGTTCTCCTGGGTCAGAAGATAACTTTGAGGAAGGCTCAAGCCCTATGCACCTTGATGCTGATTTTCCTGATTCTGATGTCAGTAAAGATGAATACAGTGAGTTGGAAGAAGCAAGaccaaataaaaaatttaaatgcaAGCACTGCCTTAAAATTTTCAGGTCAACAGCAGGTCTTCATCGTCATGTTAACATGTATCATAATCCAGAGAAGCCCTATGCTTGTGACATATGCCACAAGAGATTTCACACAAATTTCAAAGTGTGGACGCACTGCCAGACGCAACATGGAATTGTGAAGAATCCCTCACCAGCTTCCAGTTCGCATGCTGTTTTGGATGAAAAATTCCAAAGAAAACTGATTGATAtagtgagagagagagaaattaagAAGGCTCTAATCGTTAAACTAAGGCGTGGCAAGCAAGGTTTTCAGGGACAGTCTGCTTCACAAGCACAACAAGTCATCAAAAGGAATTTAAGATCGAGAACCAAAGGAGCCTATATCTGTACCTATTGTGGGAAAGCGTTTCGTTTCCTCTCACAATTTAAGCAGCACATAAAAATGCACCCAGGGGAGAAACCAATTGGAGGAAATAAGGCTCTTAAGCAGAAAGATCATATTCATATTGAAAATCCAGTAGAAAACAAAGAGGTTTATCAGTGCCGTCTTTGCAATGCTAAGCTCTCTTCACTTATTGAACAGGGAAATCATGAGCGACTCTGTAGAAATGCTACTGTCTGTCCTTACTGCAGCCTTAGATTTTCTTCTCCAGAGCTGAAGCATGAGCATGAAAGCAAGTGTGAATACAAGAAGCTTACTTGTCTTGAGTGTATGCGTACCTTTAAGTCATCCTTTAGTATTTGGCGTCATCAAGTTGAAGTTCATAATCAAAACACAATGGCTCCATCAGAGAACTTTTCTTTACCTATCCTGGATCACAATGGTGAAATAACTAGTTCATCAAGATTGCCTCCTCAGGCGGAATCCCATAAAATGAACAATTTTGTTACTGCAAAGGAAGATGGTGTGTTCAGTGATTCATCAGAACAAATAAATTTTGATTCTGAAGATTCCTCGTGCCTACCTGAAGACCTGAGTGTTTCCAAGCAGTTTAAAATTCAGATCAAAGAAGAGCCTGCAGATGATATAGAGGATGAGGTCACTGAAACGAGCAGGGAGCCGAAGGAAGTAGTTTCCAACAAAGATGCTGGTTTGTGGCCCTGTGAAAAGTGTGGGAAGATTTTCACTGTACGCAAACAGCTGGAGCGTCACCAAGAGCTCTTATGCTCTGTGAAGCCATTTATTTGTCACGTGTGTAACAAGGCCTTCCGAACCAACTTCCGGCTGTGGAGTCACTTCCAGTCTCATATGTCACAGGCCGCGGAGGAGTCCACAAATAAGGAGCCTGAGATATGTCCACCAGCTAATTCTCCATCACCCCCACCCTtacctccccccccacccctccccaaaATCCAGCCTTTGGAGCCTGATAGTCCAACAGGCTTATCTGAAAGCTCCACTACTACTGAAAAATTGTTTGTACCACAGGAGTCAGATACGCTCTTCTATCATGCTCCACCACTCTCAGCAATCACTTTCAAAAGACAATACATGTGCAAACTCTGTCATAGGACTTTCAAGACTGCTTTTAGTCTTTGGAGCCATGAACAGACACACAATTAG